A single genomic interval of Thermoanaerobacterium sp. PSU-2 harbors:
- the noc gene encoding nucleoid occlusion protein, which translates to MVSIKQQEIKYLPIDLIRPNPYQPRKIFDTANLQELCDSIKAYGVIQPISVRVVNGNSYELISGERRLRASKLAGLTTIPAIVFEAYDEDSAVIALIENLQRKDLNFLEEAEGYYNLINDHNLTQEKLAIMLGKSQSTIANKLRLLKLSDDIKAKLIEHNLTERHARALLRLPDEEMQNKAIDIIIKKKCNVKETEKIVQDMINKITMEEDKKQEKKKMMRFYKDIRIFVNTIKQAITIMKNSGVDAEYTELNEDDYIEFKIRIPKK; encoded by the coding sequence ATGGTGTCGATAAAACAGCAGGAAATAAAGTACTTGCCGATAGATCTTATTAGACCAAATCCATATCAGCCTCGCAAAATCTTTGACACTGCTAATCTGCAAGAGCTTTGCGATTCTATAAAAGCTTATGGTGTGATACAGCCAATAAGCGTGAGAGTCGTAAATGGCAATTCGTATGAGCTTATATCTGGGGAAAGACGGCTAAGAGCATCAAAGCTGGCGGGTCTTACGACGATTCCCGCTATAGTGTTTGAAGCATATGATGAGGATTCTGCAGTAATCGCTTTAATAGAAAACTTGCAAAGAAAAGACCTGAATTTTTTAGAAGAAGCTGAAGGATATTACAATCTAATAAATGACCACAATCTAACTCAGGAAAAATTGGCTATTATGCTGGGGAAAAGCCAGTCTACCATTGCCAACAAGTTGCGACTTCTAAAGCTTAGCGATGATATAAAGGCTAAATTGATAGAGCACAATTTGACTGAACGGCATGCAAGAGCTCTTTTAAGGCTTCCAGATGAGGAGATGCAGAATAAAGCCATCGACATAATCATAAAGAAAAAGTGCAATGTTAAAGAAACAGAGAAAATTGTACAAGACATGATAAACAAGATAACGATGGAAGAAGATAAAAAGCAAGAAAAAAAGAAGATGATGAGGTTTTATAAAGACATAAGAATCTTTGTAAATACAATAAAGCAAGCTATTACAATAATGAAAAATTCAGGTGTCGATGCTGAATACACTGAGCTTAATGAAGATGACTACATAGAATTTAAGATAAGGATTCCTAAAAAGTAA
- a CDS encoding ParA family protein yields the protein MGKVIAVANQKGGVGKTTTTINLGYSLSAAGKKVLCVDMDPQSNMTSGFGIDSSSINCTTYNILIEGKDIREAYIKLEDMSGITIVPSSIQLAGAEIELVPMLSREFRLKNSINEIKEDFDYILIDCPPSLGLLTINALTAADSILVPIQCEYYALEGLTQLMNTINLIKKNINHSLEIEGVVLTMFNARTNLSIQVVDEVKKYFKGKVYGTIIPRNIRLGEAPSFGKPISLYDPHSKGAEAYEELAKELIERNGEAGE from the coding sequence TTGGGCAAAGTAATAGCTGTGGCAAATCAAAAAGGCGGCGTTGGCAAGACTACGACAACTATAAATCTTGGCTATTCTTTATCTGCTGCTGGCAAGAAGGTGCTGTGCGTTGATATGGACCCACAAAGCAATATGACCAGCGGATTTGGAATAGATAGTTCATCTATTAACTGCACTACGTATAATATTTTAATTGAAGGAAAAGACATAAGAGAAGCGTACATAAAGTTAGAAGATATGAGCGGAATTACCATTGTACCTTCCAGCATACAATTGGCAGGTGCAGAGATAGAGCTGGTGCCGATGCTATCCAGAGAATTTAGGCTTAAAAATTCCATAAATGAAATAAAAGAGGATTTTGACTATATTTTAATTGATTGTCCTCCATCTTTGGGACTCTTGACAATAAATGCATTGACGGCGGCGGATTCTATTTTAGTTCCTATACAATGTGAATACTATGCGCTGGAAGGATTAACACAATTAATGAACACTATAAATCTGATAAAGAAAAACATAAACCACAGTTTAGAAATCGAAGGTGTTGTTTTGACTATGTTTAATGCTCGGACAAACCTATCGATACAGGTTGTTGACGAGGTGAAAAAGTATTTTAAAGGGAAAGTGTACGGGACCATAATACCGAGGAACATAAGGTTAGGTGAGGCGCCAAGTTTTGGAAAGCCTATTTCTCTTTACGATCCACATTCAAAAGGTGCTGAAGCTTATGAGGAGTTGGCCAAGGAATTAATTGAAAGGAACGGTGAGGCAGGTGAATAA
- a CDS encoding ParB/RepB/Spo0J family partition protein, producing the protein MNNKRGLGRGLQALIPEIDEESAKGVESIKISDIEPNQFQPRKHFDDESLKELSDSIKEHGIIQPIIVRKNDFGYQIVAGERRWRAAKLAGLKEVPAIVKDFDDQKVMEIALIENLQREDLNPIDEAKAYKSLMEQFNLTQEEISKRVGKSRSSIANSIRLLNLDEEVQNMLMEGKITTGHAKVILALQDAEKQNMIAKKIVDKNLNVRDTENLIKEVTSSKKKKRKESDAYIKEIEDNFCRFFGTKVKIIHGKNRGKILIEYYGDEDLSRLAELIIDR; encoded by the coding sequence GTGAATAACAAAAGAGGGCTTGGTAGAGGTTTACAAGCTCTTATACCAGAGATAGATGAAGAAAGCGCGAAAGGCGTTGAAAGCATTAAGATTTCGGATATTGAGCCAAATCAATTTCAGCCAAGGAAACATTTTGATGACGAGTCTTTAAAAGAATTATCCGATTCCATAAAAGAACACGGTATTATACAACCTATAATAGTCAGAAAGAACGATTTTGGGTATCAGATTGTGGCTGGTGAGAGAAGGTGGAGGGCGGCAAAGTTAGCGGGGCTTAAAGAAGTACCTGCTATAGTGAAAGATTTTGATGATCAAAAAGTGATGGAAATAGCCCTTATAGAGAACCTTCAGAGAGAAGACTTAAATCCAATTGATGAAGCAAAGGCGTATAAATCTCTAATGGAGCAATTCAACCTGACACAGGAAGAAATATCGAAAAGGGTGGGGAAAAGCAGGTCATCCATCGCTAATAGCATAAGGCTCCTAAACTTGGATGAAGAAGTTCAAAATATGTTGATGGAAGGCAAAATAACGACGGGACATGCAAAAGTTATATTGGCCTTGCAGGACGCTGAGAAGCAAAACATGATAGCTAAGAAAATAGTGGACAAGAACCTAAATGTGAGAGATACTGAAAACCTCATAAAAGAAGTCACATCGTCTAAGAAGAAAAAACGAAAAGAAAGCGACGCATACATAAAAGAGATAGAGGATAATTTCTGCAGATTCTTTGGCACAAAGGTTAAAATTATCCATGGAAAAAACAGGGGAAAAATATTGATAGAATACTATGGAGATGAAGATCTGTCGAGACTTGCTGAACTCATAATAGATAGGTAA